In Gossypium arboreum isolate Shixiya-1 chromosome 3, ASM2569848v2, whole genome shotgun sequence, the sequence TAGGGAGAAAGTCTCCTTGCTTGTAATGTCACGTCATCAACAACACGAGTGGTGGCCTGCTCGTGTGGTCAGTCAAGTGGCAAGTCTAAGGTATATTGCTAAAGGGAGTAAAAGTGGGAAGAAGATCAATTTTGTATTGTATGTTGGGTATATATAGGGAGAAGGTCTCCTTGCTTGTAATGTCACGTCATCAACAGCACGAGCGATGGCCTGCTCATGTGGCCAGTCAAGTGGCAGGCCTGTTATATGTTGGTTGTTGTTAAGTTTAATTTTGTGTGGGCATACTCTAACATTCCATTTACGGAGGTAGTATGAGCTTGTTAGGCTTCAATAGTCCCTTGGTGGTCCCCTCTTGGGGATAAGAATGGGTCGCTAATAGTAGGTGGCTTGATAGGAAAGTGACCAGTAGAGGTGTCCATAGGTCGAGTTGGGTCAGGTTCTGACTAAGTCCAATCAAAATCTTAAGCTTGATTGGTAGGCTTAGGCTTGGCCTGACCCAAAAAACAAGATTAAATTTTTGTCAAAACCCGGCCcagtttatatatatgaaacTCAAGCCTGGCCCGATTTggccaatttttaaaaaaaattattattatttttttatgagcATATTGTTTGCTTGAAGAAAAGAACAAATTTGGTTCTTTTCGTCTCACATAACATAAGGATTTCTACACCAAATATTCGGGTTTGCTTTGATGAAATGAGGTAAGCCAGTGTGTATATATATTCTTGCTTCACCAAACCCCCAAAACATTTACTATTTTTCTTTATTATGCTTGTTTAGAATAATACGATATAAATAAACTAATTTTATCAAAGAAAAGAAGACgacgaaaaagaaaatgagatggGTAATTTTCTTTCTAAACAGACCATCCATGGCTGCCGCACCGTTACAAGTTTCTACTTTCGGAGAGGGAAACACTGCTTCGATTAATGATAGTACTAGTCATAATAAACCTTCCCAACTATAAAGAAAGCAATCTACAAAGCAGAAGTATGGGTTTATTGCTGATAACTTCTCAACCTTCGATCaggttcctttttttttttcccctcaacttgaaaagaaaagaaaagaaaagaaaactaggAAGCAGGAAGAAGTAGATGTGACAAATGAAAGCAAGAAGCATCAGTGGCAAAAAAGTACGAAGAAAAAAAATTTAGTCATTAAGGATTAGGGAAGGGGAAATAGAGATCGGAAAGGGAATTAAGGATTGGGAAGAGAAAGAGGAATATGAGGAACTTGGTTTGCTGGGAACAGGGGTAAAATATTTAGGTTAATAAAATCAAGCTAGGCTCGAGCTGAAAAAACTTTACTTGAAACCCGATCTATTTTTTAAAAGGGTCTTATTCATAAGCATAAACTCAAATTTTAagcctatatttttgtccaaaccctcttATATTTTGGGCGAACGACCCGACCCATGGACAAGTATAATGAACAGGCGATCAAAGGCGGGTGGGGTGCCTTTCCTATGGGTGGCATAAAATATGTTAGTGGTTGATTATGAGGTGACCAACTGGAAGTTCATCTGTAGGGGCCTTTTAAATCACTTCTCTTGTTGTTACATATCTAAGCAGAGTAGGGGTATAGCAAAaatgtttataatttttatatatttaatttttttaattttaaattacttGCTGAGTGACATACACAACAAAATAGGAGCACGACAATTATAATGTACTTGTACATATGGTATAATTTCTAATGGTTTTGTTAAATTGTAGtgaaaatttttcaatttgataaaaactCAAAAGATAAAAGGGTTCaagacagaaaaaaaaaaaagaagaagcatatGCCAAATTCACAAAAGTTACAAGTGTTAGAGGTTTAACAGGTAATTATACTTCAATTTTAAACGGAATTAATGAAAGAAAAGTTATTCAATGGACTGAAAATGAGTCATTCAAAAAGTAAAGATTCAATCAAACAAAAGTAATGAATTAAATCCAAACAAATTGATAAGTAGAGGGACTATTCTTAAGATTTACCAATAAATTTGCTTGGCTTAGCTGCGTTATATTGACGCAAAGAAAAGAGGGTGTATAAGTGAGGGCCCTTTCTACAGTgactgataaataaaataaatgaaagaaatgaaattaaGAAAAACACGCCGGCAGGCATCCACTGTTCGATTTtgatattaattttttatgattcAAAATGAACCGTTGGATCAATCCTCCTATAAATACACctcaatatttattattataaataagaaaaaaaagagataaaAAAGGAAAACGCTCTCTCAAATATTGGCTCGCCAGTCGCCTCtctttctccttcttcttcttcattctgTTGGCTGCTGCTGCTGCTTTGGTGGCGTGATTTAGAAGCCAcaactcaatttcatataaagaaaaaaaaagtgagaTGGATCCAGACGCAGTAGCCAAGGCCTTCGTCGAGCACTACTACTCCACATTCGATGCCAACCGGGCCGGTTTAGCCAATCTCTACCAGGAAGGTTCCATGTTGACCTTCGAAGGTCAAAAGATCCAGGGCTCTCAGAGCATCGTCGTTAAACTCACCAGCCTTCCTTTCCAGCAGTGCAAGCACAACATCACCACCGTCGATTGCCAGCCTTCCGGCTCCGGCGGCATGCTCGTCTTCGTCAGCGGTAACCTCCAACTCGTTGGCGAGCAGCATGCTCTCAAGTTCAGCCAGGTATTTTTCTTATTAGCTCAGCCATCTACGGCTAATCTTATGTGTCACTCTTGAATTCATCGGTTATATCCTTGTGTTAATTTCACGATTCCATTTCGTATTGGTGGATCTTTTAAGTTGGTGTTTTGATCTGACCGAAGCCGGAGCGGGAATGGAAATGTTCTCTATGGGATCTTAATAATGGTCTTATCTGTGATGTTTAAGCATTAATGCTCATCGGATTTGCTTAAGATTACAGTTCCAGGAATTGcacatttttcattcattttgcaTCTATATTGATGGGATTGGTTCAGGTAAAAAAAAATGTTATTTCGGCTATAAACCCGATTTCATTAAATTGTGCCATAATACGTTTTGGAAGATGTGGATTTGTTTTTGGATCCACCATCTTTCCATAGAACCTGCTCCACTTTTACTTTGTTTTGCAACCTGGAACTGCACATTTACATGTTCCTTGTCATCAATTATTTGGACCGTGTCGGTCCTGGATATTCCTATCCTCTTGCTATAAGCGTGGTGTGGGCCGTAGTTGTGTAGGTAATTATACTATAGACACTGCATTCAAGAGCTTGCTTTTGTTTCATTTTGTTTATTGCGCCCTTTGCTTGTACTCATTTCATTTTTATACTTGTCTTTTTCGCATAAGTGACAGAGGTCCTCTCAGTGCTCACTCTGAACAATTATCTGCCATCTCCCTTGATGTTGTTTCTTGCGACTCTACTGGATATAAAAGAAAATCCACTACCACATGCCCCCTCCTCACCTGGAGACATTGATGATTTCCTTATGGTTTATGTCTTTCATTCACGTGGAGCAAACTTTTATATGTGTTTCATCTATGTTGATAGTTAACCAATGTTTATCCCAGATTACATTTTTTTTGAAGTACACATCTGTATTCAACATATTTTTGGGTATAGATATGGGGATATGAGCCTCCAAGATCCTCTAAATTTTATAACTTAGAGGAAATTGAATATACAGACATCGACATTAACACCCCAATTTGAGCAACATAGTAGTT encodes:
- the LOC108489578 gene encoding nuclear transport factor 2A isoform X2, which encodes MDPDAVAKAFVEHYYSTFDANRAGLANLYQEGSMLTFEGQKIQGSQSIVVKLTSLPFQQCKHNITTVDCQPSGSGGMLVFVSGNLQLVGEQHALKFSQRSSQCSL
- the LOC108489578 gene encoding nuclear transport factor 2A isoform X3 encodes the protein MDPDAVAKAFVEHYYSTFDANRAGLANLYQEGSMLTFEGQKIQGSQSIVVKLTSLPFQQCKHNITTVDCQPSGSGGMLVFVSGNLQLVGEQHALKFSQ
- the LOC108489578 gene encoding nuclear transport factor 2B isoform X1: MDPDAVAKAFVEHYYSTFDANRAGLANLYQEGSMLTFEGQKIQGSQSIVVKLTSLPFQQCKHNITTVDCQPSGSGGMLVFVSGNLQLVGEQHALKFSQMFHLMPTPQGSFYVLNDIFRLNYA